A window of Festucalex cinctus isolate MCC-2025b chromosome 6, RoL_Fcin_1.0, whole genome shotgun sequence contains these coding sequences:
- the LOC144021276 gene encoding uncharacterized protein LOC144021276, which translates to MWSGKMAAQWRPIDGALNAGNVDFLSTRSPYQISPCGGNMGGEDMQSSMEDSILAIFEDSTVSSEDTRQAEEENETLLSALTQMLECVEDDVGSTISPFDTLPDSKLLNCQELGNSMTTDKMAFAAKLRPRAKNDARKEVARLQPVFQQQTLFQGPNKKAETEVNIFTSSSLVNLVKLMHPYCLKMRVEEEGKGQQSTDGPSQSPWEKIQKKNTMFSQGEIWKYEKPTGDSDEDINVVSDDDETPLKETQEDKDGIAKKNSPLLKSALLTGKSSSCLFPKAKKRVSFGSVQVASFDQSLEAEFNEKTPPGVASADTPEGPAGLILVGPSISLEMNNAADDAPAKAKVKAKSLSLQEYRQLRQKRQPLVEKTGSNTTKWPSVPQPPKELTPILCSNGQSQNLSEVKLSSHLIEKSTNSTYTPQRATCRTSCRHPSQPEEKKPLFAGRHCRFKSLQVKSKHTSLDGPKSNSEHKGATSKKSPLKNPPLLSTDPPNPVIIRLPVSQIATPANCHSSPVSSADPHTSQEVDGQFLVTPQTKPSSEHRKPQNLTLVPKTSLPKRPDSVTLDEQSAAAESGIEACDLTSLLERFEEKQGEPAIFSNVLPPNLHEDSERTSTLMQTSTKEHKPDRTLYSLRPKINENDEESEHVTPEPVGTEVILDTEEVVSIRRKTPSKGIQIIDPRPLPSRKTNGSELAAPTHMCSLVFVDHDYCVPVDYLHTSAPPLFKNTREVEKKCDSPIRADEKHQSSSSSTDSALSCTPLTPPPSPPSRGREKRRYLRRSRLADSFRSSSSSSSSESRSPKRRRSHHERSRSRSWSSSPSRSVSRSPPRLSCTRLRRNRSRSQSWSRSRSPSPSSPTFHTRRRNVYRESWKLKKEHKARLQKLKAMDERRVVYVGRIRRSMTHDELRERFSHFGEVECVSLHFRDKGDHYGFVTFYHVDDAFAAIDNGGKLRRPDELPFDICFGGRRQFCNSDYADLDAKLDAEPSATKSKFQELDFDSLLKQAQRGLR; encoded by the exons ATGTGGAGCGGCAAGATGGCGGCGCAGTGGAGGCCCATAGACGGGGCTTTAAATGCCGGCAACGTAGATTTTCTGAGCACCAGAAGCCCCTACCAG ATCAGCCCATGTGGAGGCAACATGGGTGGGGAGGACATGCAATCCAGTATGGAAGACTCCATCTTGGCCATTTTTGAGGACTCCACTGTTTCATCAGAG GACACAAGGCAAGCGGAGGAAGAGAACGAGACTTTGCTGTCGGCTCTAACTCAGATGTTAGAATGTGTGGAGGATGATGTCGGCAGCACAATTTCTCCCTTTGACACCCTGCCAGATAGCAAGCTCCTCAACTGTCAGGAGCTTGGGAACAGCATGACTACA GATAAAATGGCGTTTGCTGCCAAACTTCGACCGAGAGCCAAGAATGACGCAAGAAAAGAAGTCGCCCGACTTCAGCCGGTGTTTCAGCAACAAACATTGTTTCAAGGCCCAAATAAGAAAGCAGAGACTGAAGTGAATATTTTCACTTCCTCTTCTCTGGTCAACCTGGTGAAACTCATGCACCCCTATTGCCTTAAGATGCGTGTGGAGGAAGAGGGGAAGGGCCAACAGAGCACAGATGGACCATCACAATCGCCATGGGAGAAAATacagaagaaaaacacaatgtTCTCTCAGGGAGAAATATGGAAATATGAGAAGCCCACAGGAGACAGTGATGAAGATATAAATGTTGTATCTGACGATGATGAAACACCCCTGAAAGAGACACAGGAGGACAAAGAcggcattgcaaaaaaaaatagtccactGCTAAAAAGCGCCTTGCTCACTGGCAAATCATCCAGTTGTCTGTTCCCCAAGGCAAAGAAAAGAGTCAGTTTTGGCTCTGTTCAAGTGGCTTCATTTGATCAGTCGTTGGAAGCTGAATTCAACGAGAAGACTCCCCCTGGTGTAGCATCTGCAGACACACCCGAAGGTCCAGCTGGTCTAATACTTGTAGGCCCATCTATATCATTAGAAATGAATAACGCGGCTGACGATGCACCGGCAAAAGCTAAAGTCAAAGCCAAATCGTTAAGCCTCCAAGAGTACAGACAGCTACGACAGAAAAGGCAACCTCTGGTGGAGAAAACGGGGAGTAACACCACCAAGTGGCCTTCAGTTCCCCAACCCCCCAAAGAACTGACCCCCATTCTCTGTTCAAATGGGCAGAGCCAAAACCTCTCTGAGGTAAAGCTTTCATCCCATCTGATAGAGAAGTCCACAAACAGTACTTATACACCTCAAAGAGCTACTTGCAGGACATCATGTCGTCATCCTTCCCAACCAGAAGAGAAGAAGCCATTGTTTGCTGGTAGGCATTGCAGATTCAAATCTCTTCAAGTTAAATCTAAACACACATCACTTGATGGCCCAAAGTCCAATTCCGAGCACAAAGGAGCTACAAGCAAGAAAAGTCCATTAAAAAACCCGCCACTGCTCAGCACTGATCCCCCAAACCCTGTCATCATTCGTTTGCCTGTTAGCCAGATAGCCACCCCAGCAAATTGTCACTCTTCACCAGTGTCCAGTGCTGACCCTCATACGAGTCAAGAAGTGGATGGCCAATTCCTAGTTACACCTCAAACAAAACCCAGTTCAGAACACAGGAAACCACAAAACCTCACGCTAGTGCCAAAGACTTCTCTGCCAAAAAGGCCAGATTCTGTCACGTTGGACGAGCAAAGTGCTGCAGCTGAGTCAG GGATTGAAGCCTGTGATCTTACCAGCTTGTTGGAGCGGTTTGAGGAGAAACAAG GTGAACCAGCTATCTTTTCAAATGTGTTACCTCCAAATCTGCACGAAGACTCAGAAAGGACCTCAACGCTAATGCAGACCTCCACTAAAGAACACAAACCTGACAGAACTTTGTACTCGCTCAGACCAAAAATCAACGAAAATGATGAGGAGTCGGAGCACGTTACTCCTGAGCCTGTCGGCACCGAAGTCATTCTCGATACTGAGGAAGTTGTCAGTATAAGACGGAAAACACCGTCCAAGGGGATCCAGATCATTGATCCTCGCCCTCTGCCATCCAGGAAGACAAACGGTTCAGAGCTGGCAGCACCTACTCATATGTGTTCATTGGTGTTCGTGGATCATGATTACTGTGTGCCTGTGGATTATTTGCATACAAGTGCTCCTCCTCTTTTCAAGAACACTCGTGAGGTGGAGAAGAAATGTGACTCTCCCATCAGAGCTGATGAGAAACACCAGTCAAGCTCATCCAGCACAGATTCTGCACTTTCATGTACCCCACTTACACCTCCACCCAGCCCTCCAAGCAGAGGACGAGAGAAGAGGAGATACCTGAGAAGATCCCGCCTCGCAGACAGCTTTCGTTCGTCTTCATCATCCTCCAGCTCGGAATCCCGCTCTCCAAAAAGACGACG GTCCCATCACGAGCGTTCCCGAAGCAGGTCTTGGTCTTCGTCCCCTTCTCGCTCTGTCTCTCGTTCGCCGCCTCGCCTGTCTTGTACACGTTTAAGGCGTAACAGATCGAGATCCCAATCCTGGTCTCGCTCTCGGTCACCGTCGCCCTCCTCGCCAACTTTTCATACTCGCAGGAGAAACGTTTACAG AGAGTCCTGGAAGCTCAAGAAGGAGCACAAGGCGAGGCTTCAGAAGCTGAAAGCCATG GATGAGCGCAGAGTTGTGTATGTCGGCCGCATCCGCAGATCCATGACGCACGATGAATTGAGAGAGCGCTTCTCTCATTTCGGAGAAGTAGAATGTGTGTCGCTGCACTTTAGAGATAAAGG TGACCATTATGGCTTTGTCACATTCTACCACGTGGATGATGCATTTGCGGCCATCGACAATGGTGGGAAACTAAGAAGGCCTGATGAGCTGCCCTTTGACATCTGCTTTGGAGGAAGAAGACAGTTTTGTAATTCAGACTATGCTGATCTAG ATGCAAAATTGGATGCAGAGCCGTCTGCAACCAAGAGCAAGTTTCAGGAGCTTGACTTTGATTCGCTACTGAAACAAGCCCAAAGAGGACTGAGGTAG